The Helianthus annuus cultivar XRQ/B chromosome 11, HanXRQr2.0-SUNRISE, whole genome shotgun sequence region CCGAAGCTTGCCCGGAAGCAGAACAAGCTGAAATAATCGAATTCCACGACACCACATCAGTCTTCTCCGATCTCTCAAACAACATCTTTGCTGAATCTGAATCATTACATTTCGCATACATCGCGATCAACGAATTACCAACATACACATTACAAACAAACCCCAACTTAACAACCAAGCCATGAACTTGAATTCCAATACAACGATCTTCAACCTCACCACAACACTTGACAACCGACGCAAAAGTACTCGCGTCAGAGCAAACTCCCAACACATTCATATCCACAAACAACCGAATTGCTTCAAGAGGCTCCCCATTTACCATATAACCTCCAATTAAAGCATTCCAAGTGAAAACAGTTCGTTcagacatttcatcgaacaccttcTGTGCATCAAACAATGACCTGGATTTCCCGTAAGCGAACACGAGCTTTGTACTTAAGAAAGTTGTATCAACAACGTGACATGATTTTATGACATGGGTGTGAACTTGTTTGACTAGTGGTAGTGATTGTTTGGTGATACATTGCTCAAGAACAGTCGAATAAGCATCGTCTAAACGACGTGTTTGTGGGTGGTTTAGATTGTTTGTAAGTGAGACGAAAGCTTGTTTGAGCGTGCAAGAAGGATTGGAATTATGAGAGGATTTGGAAAAGGATTGGGTTTTATAAATGGGTGATTTAATAGTAGTCAAAAGAGTCTCCATTCAGCTCCAAGAGAGACTTATCTTGATGGATTTATTTGCATTGCATTGCATACAACCAACTGTCCCTTAGCGGTTATGAATTCAAAtactttgtttgtttttttatttattattattattattattattatttattattattattattattattattattattattttaggtTAACTGTTATTTGTAAGAACTATAGCTGGATAATTCATCTGACACTGTTTGATGATGATAGATATAGACTTTGCCCTGGTTGGGTCCCGCCACATGCCAAGTTAGGTATCAGCTGCTGCTGAGCATTCACATCCCACCCTCTCTATATTATCTTATCCCAAATACAACTGCCTTGCCATGCCAGAGACCGGTTTAAAATATTGTAGACTTAAAGCGAATATAAAAATTGAGGCCtttttcataaaaaataaaagaaaaaagttGTTTTAGATCATATTCATCTCTGTGTATACATAATTATAGATCATAAATCTCTATATCAATAATTTTAAATCCAAGATCACCTACATATAATACATTTTTTTAGAATGTGAGGCCCTATAGAATTGGTGGCCTAAAGCGCTTGCTTGAGCCGGCCCTGCTTCTATCCTCCATCTATAATAGAGACCATTTTAGAAAAAACAAAAGCAAACCTCTATATTTAGAGGCTTAAATCAAAACCTCTATAGTTTATTATGAGTgtataagaaaaagaaaaaaaaaataataaaataagtgtttGCGAGTAAGATAAAAACAGAGACGAAGAATGAGATGTTTgaggttttaaaaaataaataaatttttataaaaagtgtgttttttagttaaattatataaataaggAAGAAAAACGGGATATGAACCCTCTTATGCAACGTAAAGTAAAGTCAAGTTAGGTACCAACTTATGCAGAATATAACATTAACAATAAAGGTTATGGAGTAGAAAGTAAAGTCAACCATGATAGAAATAATCTAAGTCGCCGATCCGACCTACTCGATCTGGTGGTCGAACAAATCGACTATGAACAACATAAATCTGAGTCGCAGATCCTGTGATGGAACAAATCAAACATAAATTGATTGTTATGGATTAACTCAATTGATATGCAGGTAATGATCTACTTCTACGGTCATGAGTCTACACATCGTGACACTTATTATGTGTAGATAAAGATAACTACAAATATATAATAGGCTTTTAACTACAAAACATTATGTTTGGATAAAGATCCAAATTTCTTGTAGTAACCGTCAATCAATGGTTAAGAATTTAACACTTCAAATACAAGTTTTAAAAAAGTTGTTGGGCATCTGGGTTTAATGTTAGACGAGTCTAGTTTCAAGTGGGCTTTATTTGTTTGTAACTATAAATTGCACAAAATTATCTTATATTTGTTAATTACTTTATATGGAAAGCATCAAATAGAAAGTTTGGTTTTGGTGAGAAGGCTAGCAAAGAATAAGGTTGTAACATGTGGCAacttaaaaaaaacctaaagaTAAAGGCATTTTAGTCAATCTCATATAATCTTCTCTCTTTTTCCTTTAAGTATACtaaaaacccaccatcttcaacgtTTTCTTCACTTTATCTTTCTAGAATCACTACATCataatcaacgtgttcttcaacttcTTTAAAAAACCCAAGTTCAAGTTCATACAATTAATCATTTTTTGCGTGATTTTGAAGcgatcactcgattcgttcgattcgatcgTTGATCAATGTTTCTAGTTTTCGAATTTCAGAAAATGTTGAAGAATTCCGAAGAAATCAGATTCAATTTGTGTAAGAAATCCAAAGAATTTTGTCAATCATTGTGTTTTAATTCATTGCGTTGATTTGTGTTATATAAAATACACCAGTTCATTGTGTTTAGTCATTTATTGTCTTTTACAAAACACACCAGTTCATTGTGTTTAGCTCATTGCGTTTTTGTATTGTGCTTTTATACTTTTTGGATGATTACGTTTTACACTATCTTAGTTTTTTGTTTATTGAATTGTGGTTTTATCTGAGAATTATTTGTTTTTTGAATTAACTTTTATACTAGGTCAATTGTGGAAAACCTTTGGCTTTTTTCAGTATTATGTTTTACAGTAGGTTAGTTTTTTGGTGAATCATGTTACAATAGCATAGTTTCTAGGTGAATTGTGTTTATCTGAATTGCCTTTTTGAACgaaaatatgttttttttctgCATTGTAGTTTTATATTTTGAATTAAGTTTTACAGTAGGTTAGTTTTTTTGGGTATTGCGTTTTACACTAACTTAGTTTTTTAATgaattatgtttttattttaaaattgtgtgttttttgaATTGGGTTTTCAACTAGGCCAATTATGGAAGCCATATGAGTGTAAAAGCTTTGGGCTTTTCTGCATTACGTTTTATAATAGCTTAGTTTCTGGGTGAATTGTGTTTTTTAaatgaaattatgtttttatATATCTGAATTGTGTTTTATAGTAGGTTAGTTTTTTGGATGAATTGTGTTTTACGATAGCTTAGTGTCTGGGTGAATTGTGTTTATTTGAATTACGATAGCTTAGTGTCTGGGTGAATTGTGTTTATTTGAATTGTGTTCTTTTAACGAAATTGGGTTTTATTCCACAATTTTCTTCTTTTATAAATGCAATAAAGCAATTCTGTAATCATGATTTTGTTTAATTTGATGGTCATTTGTgttttaggtgctgtttgtttttgcttaTAACATCTGCAAAATGTTTATGTCTGCAGGCGGGCAGACATAAGAtgttgaagactgtttgttttttttaaacaaatctaCAAATAGCTCCTTTCATCTTTAAAAAAAGCTCAGAACCTTTGCTTCAAACATCTTCACAAAACCTAATCCAAACACCTCACACCACAAAAACTTCtcccctgccaccaccacctccgccaccaccaccgcaccacctccgccaccacctccaccaccaccatcgtcaaaacccaccaccaccaaaccCATCACCACCAAACCCatctgtgagagagagagagcgtaGAGAGAGAGAcctgtagagagagagagacatgtgagagagagagagaccgtagagagagagagacccgTCGGAACAAGGCACCGCTGTTGTCGCCGCCGCGTGTCGCTTCTGCTGTGTCATCACCATCAAACGCCGCCACCACTGTTGGTGGCCGGCTGGTCACCTTCGAGCGAGGGAGAAAGAGATCGAGTGGGTGGGGGGTGTGGTGCGGTGGTGGTTAATCAGGGGGAGGGAAGGGGGTATCGAGCTGGATGTTGTGGATGTTGTGGCTGGATGTGCTTCTTTTGTGCTTCATGGCGGTGGTgtgatggcggaggtggtgcggtggtggtggcagaggtggtgaggtggtgcggtggtggtggtggttgtaaaGAGAGAAAgagtttctagagagagagagcagagagaGAGAGCTTGTCTGTGTTGTGTGGTTGAAAttgtttttgaagaaaaaaaaacaaaccctcttctccttgcagactgcagacatttgggtCACATCTTCTcttgcagatgcctgcagatgtggttcGCAGGCTACAGACATTTtacatctgaaaaaacaaacagcacctaaggtGTTTTACGCATTTATGTTTTTAATTTCATAATAATTGTGTTATAGTGTGTTGTGAATTCAATTGTGTTTTACACAGTTGGGTTTTCGTTTCTTTTCAAAACTTAGCATTAATATACTCGTTTAAAGATAAACATGCTTGTTTTTATGGTGCAATTTAAAAAATTAAAGTCGTATAAAAAAGTTGTCAACATTTTAAAAAGAAATGGGAGGAATGGAAGAACGAGAAACTATTGTCTTTGATAGACTAGAATACCCCCATGGAAACCGACGCGCCACCAATTTTTGATCAATTCTATCCACTTAATCTAAGCCCTTAATTACTTAATAGATAGTAAAAATTAGTTGGGAAGTTTTCTTGATTAAGAAATTCTAGTTGGGAAGTTTTCTTGATTAAGAAATTCTACATCAATGACACAATGAAGAAGGCGGTCAAGGGTTGTAGTGGATTTTGCATCATCAAAACTTAATGATGAAGGGACCAAAGGTTGTATGTGCTGAAATAAAAATCACCTAAACGGTAAAACCATACTAGATGACAGTCTAAGCTAAATCTTACAAACTACCCCAGTAAAACACCTTCACATGAATCACAACCAAAAGTTGATAATTAATTGTAACTTGTAAGAGGTTCCTCTTTTATATGGAAACACAAAGTCAAAGTGAAGAAGCTTTCATTattcaaaatattattatataactagTACATGTGCAATTTATTATGCAGCGTTGGTCGGATCACGAACATTTAAACACAAATGGAAAAAAATACTACTAAAACTTAGTAACTACTACATATGATTAGtttaaatgtttgaaaatgaGTTGTAGAGGTTTATTCTTTTGCAAAGTCACCCCAAATTTTTCATTCATATCGAGCTTCACTGGATCCTGATCACTTGGAAGAATCCAATCGAATCGAAGTATCAAAGATGCAAGTATAGATTGAACACTGGTAATACCAGAGGGTAAACCCGGACACATCCTCCTCCCTGCACCGAATGGTATGAACTCAAAGTCTTTCCCTCTAAAGTCCAAACTTGAGCCAAGAAATCTTTCGGGTTTGAACGAAAGAGGATCTTCCCAAATTTTTGGGTCTCGACCAATTGCCCAAATGTTCACCAATATTTGGGCCCCACGAGGGATTGTATAGTTCAAGACCTCACATGTTTGGATCGCACGGTGTGGAAGCAAAAGAGGGGCAGGAGGATGTAATCTTAAGGTTTCTTTAATGCACGCGTTTAGATAAGGCAAATTTGAAATTTCGGATTCGACAATGGTGTTAGAGTTGATTTTGTGTTTTAGCTCTTCTTGAAGTTCAAACATAACATTTTTATTCTTTATCAACTCAGCCATAGCCCATTCAATTGTCGAGGTTGTTGTATCTGTACCCGCTGTGAATAACTCCTACAAGTTAAAGGCTTAAACAATTAAATTCACATATTAGCAAAACAATGAATTATTTCTAGAAGAATAAACAAATGAGAAAGACTTACCAAAGCCAATACATTTATCTGCTCATTTGAGAAGCCATTCTCAATCAAGCAATCCAAGAAACAATGTTCCTTATTCGCGGCTGCAACCGATCTTCTTTCATTAATTATACCCACCCAAGAATCAAATACCTCATCCACATGTCTCAAGGTTTGCTTTCTTAGCCCTTGAAGATCCAACCTCTGCAATATTGGGAAAAAATCACTTATATTTGGTGCAAGTCCATTCTCCAATATCTTGATTAGTTTCTCTTTCAAACCACTTGCAGTTCCGCGTTGATCTTCTAAATCAAGAAAATCTTTTCCAAAGAAAATGTTGCTCAAAGTGTTAAACATTGTTGTAAAAACAACTTCCTCTATGTTAACAACTTGTCCTTTCTTTCTACGTAAGAAATCTATCATTTGAGCCAACTTTTCCTCTCTCAAACTAGATTGGTACTCTAAGGCCTTAACTGAGAACATCTCAATTCGACAAAGGGTTCTTAAGGATTTCCAGTTTTCATTACAGTCTAGTGACCAAATAAGTGCGAAAGGTAAATAGTTAGAGTGAAATGCACTAGGAACAAAACGAGAAGAAAGAAAGCGGTCTTGTGTCCTAAGAATTCCCATGGCTGCCTCAGGAGAAGATGCAACAATGAGAACCTGAGTACCTAAATGGAGAGAGATAAGTCCGCCATGTTCTTGAGCCAAGATGGCAGTTGAGACATGAGGGTTCTTTCCTACTTGGTTTAGATTTCCGATGATCGGCCATGGTCGTGGGCCTGGTGGGAGCTTCTTTCCGGATTTCAAATATTTCCTAATGATGAATACTAGAAACAAGGGTGTTAGTAGAAGAAAGAGAGAAAATGACATAGTATTTTCTAAGAAACCAGTTGTGATATATGTTTTGGTATATCACTTTGTTCATGGAGggggggtgggtatttataaggCTTTTTGTTGGTCCACTTTTTAATATTATCTAGAGCTTGAAGAAGAAAGCCGACGCTTTGACAAATTTCATATTGAGGTCAGCGTGGTTCCAACCGAATGATTTTTGTCATTAAACGCCATTCTCTCTCGTTACATACAACAATCTTGAGCGTGTGTAAACGGTTTGTGTTCTTGGTGAGTGAGAGAGAAATCATAGATTGAGGGTATAATTGTGTGATGATTTATGATCAATCTTTTCTCGTGTTATCCCATTGTTTTCTACTGACTTAAAATCTCCGTTGCACTCCTACTATGTTCTATCAAATTAATAGTTATTTAAGCTTAATACGATCCCAACAGTAAGTAAATTTATATAGATAGATTCATATGgttatagtgtgaggttcattggggaacactaaaaagtgGGGAAcggtggggaaccgactcaaatgaactccgattggactcattccagtggcgttggaaccgtctcgtcgaaccctaactaggatctcttaaccccaaaccctaaatcataacccctaaaccctaaatatattagggtttggcttttagagtttagccttagggtttagagtttagaattagggtttagggtttagctatagggtttagctttagcctttagggtttagcttttagggtttatagtttagattttacggtttagcttaggttttagccttattttttagctttagggtttagagtttaggagttaggatttagggtttagggttaagagatcttagttagggttcgacgagccggttccaacgccgctggaatgagtccaatcggagttcgtttgagccgCTTTCCcgttgttccccacttttttagtgttccccaatgaaccttcccctacggttatatatttaatttatctACCAACTTTATATGATTGATGTCATTCAATAAACTTGGTATTTAAATGTAACTTGGAATATAAATGTacgtttttagtgtaattttttttcttcttcgtTTTACTCCTTGGCTACTTTTGAACAAAATCTTTTTTGCCCTCGCTATTCCTCATCTTTTCTTCTAGATACACCATTATGCCATGCTAACACGTCTGGAAAGGTGACTAATAGTTGGAATATTGGTCACGAAATAAATTATAAGAATGTTTTTCAAACTAAAAAGATAAGGATGGAAAGGTAAGCATACCATAAATAGAATAAGTAAATTTTATGGTAATGTTTAGCGTAAGGTGAAGGGTCATGTGTTGGCAGTTTTCCTAGAGGTTGCAGAAGTCTAAAGTCCACTTTGGTGGGAATTTCCTAGAGTTTGCAGAAGTCTAAAGTCCACTTTGGTGGAAAATATATCGATATCATTTTGAGAAATGGTCAGGCACAACAACCCCATCTCCCGTGCATAGCCAAAACAAAAGTATAGTTAATGAATgtttatgtaacaagtttacataaattgTAAAACACTACTAGGATTTAAACATACATCCACAACATTTTCAGGTTTTAGCGACAACATGTCATTGCTACATGTCCTTTTCACCTATCCCACAACATGTCGTCGCTAAAAAGTTTGTGCATTGTCGTCATAGATGATCCTATACGATACAAGTGTGTCGTAAAAAATATTTACTAAACTAATAAAACATTTATTTAGCTGTTTAAATActtactaaaaaaattaaaacatttAACTCGCGACAACGTAGCGTGACTATAAAGTGACTATAAAGTTGTCGTAAAAAACATTCAATCAAATACATAAAAAGCATTTATTTAATTGTTTTGTACCTATAGCTATGAGTTGTCGCTATATGGTTGTTTGTAGCCAATATTATTAGGGACACCTATAGCGACGATATGGACTTCCAAGTGTCTAAACGACAAATCCAACAAAAATTTGTCACGTTGAAACAAAGTAAGCCAAACTTAAAACAAAAGTATTATCGGTAATACATATTAAACGAAAGTATCTTCGATAATACAAATTAAACAAAGTATCTAATTAATCATCACTATTGTCTTGTTTCATTATTTACTATTGTTCGTTCATTTGTTTTTGGAGTTGTGGTGCAATATGTTCTTGAATTTCCTGTTAGTATATTTTGTTCCGATGTTGTTGTGGAGTGGGGGTATATACTCAACACATCGAGGGTTTCCTTTTTCACAACATGACCAACGTATTTCTTATGCATGTTTAATACACTagtgttatttttttatttttttttattttccagTTTTTTTCATATTTAAACCTGCCGATTTCGGGTTCACGACACACAAAAACTAAATAAACACAATCTACATAAGCATAAACGTCAGAAACGTCACCATCCGGGTTCATTTTTATTCACAACACGTCATAAAACTACTTAACATATAAAATGTCATAATTCTACATCATATCCGTCTCATCATCCACTTCATCAGCATCTTCGTTTCCAAACTTGGTGGCCGCTATTACGGGTATTTCCTGTAGTGAGATGAAACAAGATATTAGgcactttgactttcaaatatCTCTGATTTGGGCATAAATAAACTAAGAACAAAGAAAACTAGCCAATTATTAGTTGCATAGAAACTGTTTGTAGGTCAGAAGAACGTAGTATAAGTTAAAACTGACACTATCTTGACCCCATCGATCAACACGCTCGTCTTGCATTGTCTAACCAATATACAGGCAACTACTAACATAGAAATTCAAAAATTAACATATATTTCAAATACTTCAAAAAAGAATTCGACAACATTAGCGGTTAAATTAAAAGCAAACTACACAAACAGTAAGCACAGAACAGAACAGAACAATAACTACCGAACAGAAAACTCGATCAGCTCAATCTCAAAATTAAGTTGGGCATCCTTTGAAAAGCTATCTGAAACGGAAACTGGGCAGTCATCCTCGCCATAGTGCAGTTCAGGCTTCATTTTAAACTGAAATAGGTAACACCAATATACGTTTTAAAAATCATTAACAACCAGCATGACAATCAAAATTTCAACCACTACATAAACTATGACCATTACTCAATACTTACCACTGCAAGTTCCCCCTTCAACATCGGTGGAATTCCTTCTAACAACCCTAATATCAACTTGCTCTTACCCAAGACTTGCCTTATTGGTGTGCATTTGCCTATAGCAAGCAAATAAAAAAGTGTCACCGGATAAAAAACCAAAGaaatttataaatataacttAAAATGTTATATAACTATATATAAGTGCTACCTTGACCCATTGGTATTGTATACCATTTTCGTCCAGATGTAAGATGTAATCAGGGGTTTCATAATCAATTTCTCAAACTGGATCAACATGTAACCACCATGCCTTGATCTTTTCATTGATAGTCATTGAAAAGATATATACTATCAAGACAAACACTTCAAATTAGAAAGAAATAAAAGGAATTTTCTATTTAAGTTCTCAAAGAAAAAAACTGAGTTCAAAAGTTCAATGTTGAAGAAGAGCATACACTATTACATGCCTGAATGTTATATCCTAAAGGCGAGATCACTAACATATCCGGCATGAGTCTCAATCTGAATGAAAATAACTAGTAATTAGTGACGAAAGGAAATATTAAGATATCATTAAGCTAATTTACAAAGTTTATTGTAGGACACACCTCTTACGTGGGAAGTAGTGGATCCGGTCTTGTTTCAACGTTACTCAGGATTCTACCAAAAAAACACACTATGTTAAAAAATTGTTAATCACACATAAACAAAATATTATTGATACTTACTGTTTGCTTACAGCTGAGCCTGCTTCCATTTTCTCAAGCTCGTCCAACTCCTCCTGCATATGACATCACAAGATCGAGAGTTTCAATACATATTTCACA contains the following coding sequences:
- the LOC110865417 gene encoding probable (S)-N-methylcoclaurine 3'-hydroxylase isozyme 2 produces the protein MSFSLFLLLTPLFLVFIIRKYLKSGKKLPPGPRPWPIIGNLNQVGKNPHVSTAILAQEHGGLISLHLGTQVLIVASSPEAAMGILRTQDRFLSSRFVPSAFHSNYLPFALIWSLDCNENWKSLRTLCRIEMFSVKALEYQSSLREEKLAQMIDFLRRKKGQVVNIEEVVFTTMFNTLSNIFFGKDFLDLEDQRGTASGLKEKLIKILENGLAPNISDFFPILQRLDLQGLRKQTLRHVDEVFDSWVGIINERRSVAAANKEHCFLDCLIENGFSNEQINVLALELFTAGTDTTTSTIEWAMAELIKNKNVMFELQEELKHKINSNTIVESEISNLPYLNACIKETLRLHPPAPLLLPHRAIQTCEVLNYTIPRGAQILVNIWAIGRDPKIWEDPLSFKPERFLGSSLDFRGKDFEFIPFGAGRRMCPGLPSGITSVQSILASLILRFDWILPSDQDPVKLDMNEKFGVTLQKNKPLQLIFKHLN